In Bacteroides sp., the DNA window TTTTTTATGTCTGAAGAAATTATTGTAAAGAAGCATTCAGGAGAGAAGGAACTCTTTTCACGAGAAAAACTAAATCATTCCTTAAAACGTTCGGGTGCCAGCCAAGAAGTCATCGAACGGGTTTATGAGCAGTTGAAGGGACAGATGTATGATGGGATAACCACCTCGCAGATCTATAAAAGAGCCTTTCAGATTCTGCGAAAACTGAAGCGTAGCACAGCTGCCCGTTATAGTCTTCGTAAGGCCATTATGGAAATGGGGCCCTCGGGTTATCCCTTTGAGCGTTTGGTAGGAGCTGTCATTGGCACCCTTGGTTATGAGACCCTGGTGAGCCAGATCGTCCAAGGGCAATGTGTCTCGCACGAACTGGATGTGGTAGCACGGAATAAGCAAGAGCTTTTTATGGTAGAGTGCAAGTTTTACAACAGCCAGGGTAAGCATTGCAATGTGCAGGTGCCATTGTATATCCATTCCCGTTTCAATGATGTGAAAAAGACCTGGGAAAAGAACCCTTCAAACAATGGACTTCGATTTTCAGGCTGGGTGGTTACCAATACGCGCTTTACCGAAGACGCCATTGATTATGGAAAGTGTGCAGGATTGACTTTGATAGGTTGGGATTACCCGCAAGAGAGAAGTTTAAGGGACTTAATTGAAGGATCTGGTTTGTTCCCCATCACCGTCTTGACCACCCTTACACGCAAACAGAAAGATATATTGCTGGATAACGAGGTGGTGTTGTGCCAGCAATTGCTTGAGAAACCCGTTGCTTTTGGAAAGCTGGGACTGGATTTGAAAAAACAGCAAAAGGTGCTC includes these proteins:
- a CDS encoding ATP cone domain-containing protein, translated to MSEEIIVKKHSGEKELFSREKLNHSLKRSGASQEVIERVYEQLKGQMYDGITTSQIYKRAFQILRKLKRSTAARYSLRKAIMEMGPSGYPFERLVGAVIGTLGYETLVSQIVQGQCVSHELDVVARNKQELFMVECKFYNSQGKHCNVQVPLYIHSRFNDVKKTWEKNPSNNGLRFSGWVVTNTRFTEDAIDYGKCAGLTLIGWDYPQERSLRDLIEGSGLFPITVLTTLTRKQKDILLDNEVVLCQQLLEKPVAFGKLGLDLKKQQKVLDEARDLVEKKF